The Ziziphus jujuba cultivar Dongzao chromosome 12, ASM3175591v1 sequence CTCCTCCCATGCCTGGtgtcattaaaattaatttggatgCTGCCTTAGGGAATGATTTTGCAAGCCTTGGGTTGATTGCTAGGAATCAGGAGGGAAGAGTTTTTAAAGTCCAAGTTGCACGAGAGCAGATCCACCTCCCTGAAGCTGCTGAAGCAGCAGCCATTCTTAAAGCATTAAGGTTGGCTCTTGAAGAAGGTTACTCTAATGTTTGCTGTGAGAGTGACGCGAACACAGtgattcaaaatatcaactaccCAGATAAACGGTCTATTCACTGGGCTATGCTGGATTTATCTCGGAATCTTGAGTTTATGCCCCCTATTtcatgttgtggttctctgaccactttagataataaatatgagaagaaaaataaaaagaattctattactctcttggaaatagaatacaaaaataaaaacttctctcgtggaggattctcaagtggaacctctctctacactgtcaaattctctctggaattgctcactcttctctcaagctctctctggaacttaaacactctctctctcagagtttactctcaatactcctcacttgggatgatattgagcttgctctcttggcttgacttgcatgcaacgggatgaacctatttataggcttacaaggccagtTGCagggccacaatcttcaacagcttctgacagtagcccataattgttgagcaagttggagttcaatgttaaatgcagcaatggccattgtcaaagatggtggctaagcagtcttcacactgtcggtgcagtggtggtgcggccggacttcacaattctccccctccagccatATTTAAACTGATAGTCATCTGCCATtcattccagctatgtctctgcatagcttcagcttttcttgagcaacaacttttgttagtatatctgctggattctttTTTGTGTGGATCCTCATttgtttcagcaactgttgatctattacttcgcgtatccaatgatagcggatgtcaatgtgctttgtacgcgAATGATACATtaagtttttgctcaaatccatggcactttggttatcacaatgtatcttgtagtcttcttgcttgatgcccaattctgtgagaaaacgctttaaccatagcatttccttacccgcttccgctgcgacaatgtactctgcttcagtagtggataaagcaacacacttctgcaatcttgactgccatgacacagctccccccgcaaaagtgtagagataacctgatgtagactttctattatcagggtcttcagccatatctgcatctgtatagccttctaagattggagcacttcccccgtagcacaagcacagcttcgatgtacctttaagatacctgagaatccatttgactgctttctagtgtttctttccaggatttgaaagaaatctgctcacaacccCTACTGCGTGAACAATGTCTgatctggtacacaccattacatacatcagacttcctaccgctgaagaatatggtactgaagtcatctcctctatctcttctttggataaggggcacaatctcttgctcaacttgaaatgatttgcaagtggaatgctgaccagtttggctttatccatgttaaatctttttatcacccgttcaacatacttctcttgagatagccataaccttctattcttcctgtctcggattatttgcattcccaaaatttgttgagctggtcctaagtctttcatatcaaaggacttagacaattctttcttcagctgactaatcttcattgcatcttgtccaacgatcaacatgtcgtccacatatagcaaaagtgcaatgaagtttccacctgaaaatttttgaatataaacacaccggtctgctgcagtccttttatagccttgactcaccataaacgagtcaaactttttgtaccattgtcttggtgcttgcttgaggccatacaagctcttcttcagcttgcatacgaggttttctttccctgaaacctcaaatccttctggctgctccatgtagattttctcatgtaaatcaccgtgaagaaatgctgtcttcacatccatctgttcaagctctaggtttaaacttgctactaaaccaaaaatgactcgaattgaagtcatttttaccactggagaaaaaatctcatcaaagtcaattcctttcttctgaagaaatcctttgaccaccaatcgggctttgtgtttcaccacttttccgctgccatctttcttgagcttgaacacccatttattctatagtgccttctttcctgttggaagctcaaccaactcataagtatgatttttctgcaaggattccatctcatcttgcattgcttgcagccacttttccttctcttgatgagaagcAGCTTCCtagaaactctctggctccccctcttcagtaagcagaatatacttagattctggaaatctctttgatggaattcggcctcgctcaaatctccgaacttgtaaactactggtttcaggaggtgtatcatcatctgaccgctgtgatggccctgcagctgattgagaggattgagtctccccctgctcaatatccccttcttcctcctgatctgcttctggtatatcttcatgcacctcattatcctctgtggctatttgtgctggtgctggattaggaccaaAATTCTTGGCATTAGAACtgcaattaggagacattctgggcttttcaatgtcttccattgtctggttttcatggaatactacatctcTGCTTCTAATAACATTCTTTTTTcaggtcccataacctgtatccgaattcttcatctccatatcctataaaaatgcatggagtagatcttgcatcgagcttctgtctgagctccttggatacatgtacataagctaaacaaccaaacactcttgaATGAGAGTAGGATGGAATCTTACCTGACCACACTTTCtctggaatttcaaaattcaacggtactgatggtgatatgttgattaaatagcaggcggcacgaacagcttctccccagaatggctttggcagcttagccttACTGATCATACTTATGACCTTTTCTATAATgattcggttcattctttcggctattccattatgttgtggggtgcgagggaccgtcttctcatgtcgaatgccatgtcttctgcagtaggcatcgaactccttagaagtatactcgcctccattatctgagcggagatatttcagcttctttcctgtttcacgctctaccatggtatgaaacagtttgaagtaatccaatacctggtcctttgtcttcaagaaatatacccacaccttccgagaagcatcatcgatgaaggtcaggaaatacttgttaccacctaatgattccacctccatgggaccataAACATCAAAGTGCACCAGACTGaacaactctgatcttctcgataCAGAgtaactgaaggagactctatgttgcttaccaaacaagcagtgattacaaggatctaacgcagcatccttgcaaacagtgataagcttcttccttgctaaagtggacaatcctttttcactcatgtgaccgagtctctggtgccacagattttgagacgcctctccttctgtaatattgaggctatctgcacatatcttcacatgagttttgtacaacgttccacaaatatgttcTCAGgcaacaactatggcacctttcgtcattttccatgtgcctttgctgaagtagttgtcatagccttgcttgtttAAGGctactcccgaaagtagattaagccgaagatctggaacatgacggacatctttcaaagtgattgtacaaccaatattcgtttttacctgaatatcacaagttcccataatctttgcaaaactggaatttcccatctttatcGTACCAAAGTCTCTTCCTTTATACGTTCTGAAGAAATCTTTGTGTGGaatgacatggtaggatgctgcagtatcgactacccactcaacatcttgggttgatatatgaaggcatgtctcttcttcggtggagcagagcgtcacttctcctgtaacagtgactagtgtctctccatccttcttcggctgattaccttggagtctctgctctctcaacaactttctgcagttcttcttcatgtgaccctccaggccacaatgatagcacttatatgatgattttctaccgtctgtagatctgcctctgctcttgctcctgacTCTCCctctatctcgaccacctctttgctgtcttcctctatctgtgacgagggcatgtaacttatccatgccaatgtcctttctcctggcctcttcattaaatagggcatccttaaccatagacatagtaagtttgccattcggggccgaattgctaaGAGAGACTGCCAATGTCTCctaactgtctggaagagagcttagaagaggagggcctgatcctcatcccctagttggtaatccacagcaaatagttgatttaccaagctctagaactcactggtatgctcggctacagaagttccactctgtaattttagatttaccaatcgcttaagcaacagggctttgttccgagcagtcttggcctggtacatgtcctccaattttttcagaaggcatatgcatccgtttccttcgctacatgatggaaaaCACTGTGGTCGAttcattgcctgatctgactaatcgttttcttgtttaatttcttccattctgcttctttgctaGGATCAAGGTTTTCTCCTTTAgtttctataggatcaaacaaatccttacaattgaggagatcttccatccgaggtctccaaagtgtataatttgtggcagtgagcttaaccatagctcccgaagatgattcttccattgacattatggcttgaccaaaaatggaactgaatttggaaaaatggagttaaccgttgcatccagaatggccggaaatggtggACTtcactcttccggggtcaaaatataattaccaaaaattttggggcaaaaatgtaatttcacaaaaattcTGGGTCAACCTATAAATACAGAAattacaggggtcaatctgtaatttccaacaattcaggggctgttccataattttagaaacttttgatGATGTGGCAGATTATGTTGACGTGTCAACAAGTGGCAGATGATGTGGCAATTGtgtggctgacgacgtgtcgggttgcgtggcagatgacgtggctgagTGTGCTGACGTGTCTGCTAACGTGGTCGTCTTCatcctccagacggcgcgtgcggcgtgTGAGGCGCATGATCTGCTGCAGAAAATTTCAGACAGCGCGTGCGGGAGTGTGAATATCTGAGTTTCTTTCCGGAGAACTTGGTTGTTCTCTTCTCGTCGGGTaatttcacctggtattgtcaaattaattatttgagcaacttttcgaaacaccaacttgaataACAGAGGctctttttcttcaaattctgAACCCAGGCTCTCGACCTAGAGCTctaataccacttgttgtggttctctgaccactttagagaagaaatatgagaagaaaaataaaaagaattctattactctcttggaaatagaatacaaaaataaaaacttctctcgtggaggattctcacATGGAACCTCTCtttacactgtcaaattctctctggaattgctcactcttctctcaagctctctctggaacttaaacacactctctctcggagtttactcttaatactcctcacttgggatgatattgagcttgctctcttggcttggcttgcatgtAACGGGAtgaacctatttataggcttacaaggtcggttgcacggccacaatcttcaacagcttctgacagtagcccacaattgttgagcaagttggagttcggtgttaaatgcagcaatgcccattgtcaaagatggtggctgagcagtcttcacactatcggtgcagtggtggtgcggctagACTTCACATTTCAGTCCATCTCATTTACTTGGACTACAAGAAACTCCAACAAGCTAGCACACCTAGCCGCACCATGGGGTATTACTACTGTTAATTTTGAGCTTGTAGAGACTCTGTTGAATTCAGGAATTTTTGTCAAGACTATGAATCAGGATTGTGGCACCCATACCACAAGTTGATTCTCTGGCAACATAGCTTTGTTTCCTCTTTTTGTTGCCTGTTATTTTGGTTAATATAGCACCcctttcaagcaaaaaaaacagcaaaaaaacTCTTAATCGTGTTAAATTATCGCAAGCTTTgagataattatttttgttttgtcccttttatttcattttttctatcCTCCCACATCTTCTTTTACGAATAAACAACTTGGATCAAAGTTCCTGCAAAGATATCATATTGGCAATGCTTATACAAATAGTCTTTCATATGTGAACTATTAAATTCGAATAAtgctaataaaaaatcaataaataaatcagGATCAAAGCTCCTACTTTTGCTGCAATTGACAGGAAGCGTACCCATATGATGGTCGAAAGTTTGggctccttttttattttttatttttttatttttttttatttttttctttttattcttctcattcatgttcttttttatcatttactttatacaatttttttttaagcagtATTTTGAACTTGTTTACTCAAAATAAATCATAGAGGTATTTTACTTTAGGGCTAATATTTAtgtagttatttttatttataaatttgggcttttaaaaaaaaaaaaaaaattgggtatttaacATACTAGAACATGGTTCATGACCaacattaatttattgaaaaactaATACCCAAGTCCATCTATACAGATCTTCAACTTCCACTTATAGATGGTGTTTTCAGCAAGTCCATCTACTACTAGTTCTAGCACTTCTCCGGGTGTAAGTACTGTGGCTAAAAGCTAGATCCATGAAGACATGATAAGctttatatttttcttggtCCTATTATTTTCTCATGATATCCATTCATGAAGGTTGACGATGATGAACCACTGTTTCCATATAAATTGTGCTGTTTGTTCATGCGTTTagttctctctttttttatatatgtagtttgcttattttaatagtttattaaCGTTAGTTAATGATAATTAGATATTCGATTGACTATAAATATAaggagaataaaaaatatagacatAAAATGAATCACAACttaaaattgtttgttttttttttttctttacatttGTAATTAATTGATGTGTTTAACAAATTCTAACTACCCTtcactaataataacaaataattaaagaattttataGAATATACTTGCTCAAAGGGAAAAGGCATCAACGCAAAtagtaactaaaaaaaaaaagtggtaggACAATCCACCTTGACAGATCCGTTAACAAACATTGCTGGTCGTAGAGGAGGTGAAGTTTAGGTGCAGAGCAAGGCTATTCTTATCACCCTTCTTAATTGTTCCTCATCGAATTCAGATATTAATGCTAAATCCTCCAGTTCAACTTGTCGTTCTTCTTTATATAAGCTCCAAGGCTAgtaatttaagaaataaatatttataagttCAGCAAAGTTCTGAGAGATCAGTGCAAACATGTTCTAAAAGGCTAAGGAAATGAccatttcaaataatttataatgtaGTCGAATGAAATTGCTTTGGTTTTACAATCTTTAGGATGAGATTAGAGTCAAGTAGAACTTTACTGGCTTTTACATATCTGCTATGCCACCTGCAATCCCCAAACAAATGTTAAAACGTGTGGACCATTTTAGAACTAAGCTTTTATTTCCTGCTCAATTCAAGCAAGCCATTATAACTTGTACTGTAATTTCAAATACTGGATTTATTTACATAAATAGTAAATTAGTTTCACCGGCTGTCTATTTCCAAAGAATTTATTAAACTAAATATTGAAAGATGGCAAGAATTCAGTAAACTATAAATTGAAAGAGAATAAATTAGATTTTAAGGGCCAGGCATGGTGGGGTAGGAGCATTCTGTCGGCAATGGATTGGACCAAGAAGTCTTATGCCCTCCAAGTCGCACGGCGTTTTAACCGAAAGAACTTCTTGAAGCAAACGAATGAGAAAtgtgttattttatattaaaaatcaacgGATAAGTCTCTGGTTGCATTTGCATATATAACAGAGCAAGCCTAAGTTataccaaattttatttttcacctACCCTCACTAATGGAGCTGTAAAACATAGAATATTGATTAGCATTAACAAATGACTGCTCCTCGTCGTCCACCATGGTTGTGCTTGTGGATGCATTATCATTATGAATGCTAGTATTGGTTCTTTTAGCTGTAGTAGTATCGCTCATTTGGCTGCTTAGATGGTCAGATTTCCAGTAGTCAGTCAAGTATCCAGGTGTAGAAATCGTAGTGGAAGCTTGAACATATCCTGAAAGCATTGCCACCACGCGTGACATTGATGGTCGTAGAGAAGGTGAAACTTTGAGGCACAGCCTATTCCTCCTACTGAACTTTAACTTTACTTACAAGATTGATAATCCATAACAAACAACAAATATTTATAGCTTTTGTGATGAACCTTGGGCTAGCAAAAGGATTTTCACAACATTAACAATTACAAAGTTTTCAataacccaaaataaaaaaaggaaggaaaaagagagaaagaaaaaaaaaaaaaaaaaagcttatatataaaaaagagtgTTCATTAACACAAGGTGCAAACTACAGGTGATTTTTTAAGTGCCAAACAAGATCCAATCTCTTACTCAGACCTCATCCTGTTGAGCTGGTTGAGAGCCGGTTGTAGAATATTGTAAAGGACCCAAACGATAGCTGGGGTCACAACAAACAGAAGGAGCTGTCCCCTGTTATCACCGCTTGATGCAGCAGCATCAGCAATCATTGCAATCTCATTGGCTGATGCATCTGGAGTTGACACGAACCCTGATGCAGCCAATCCACCCAGACCAAGCCCAACGATCACTCCCTTTGAGCTGCGCATGCGGTTGAGCTGGTTCAGTGCTGGTTGGAGGATGTTGAAGAGAACCCACGCCAGTGCCGGGATAACAGGAAGAAGCAGAGCAAGTCCACGGTTGTCTCCTTCAGCTATCTCTGCAATCTGTTGAGCAGCCAAAGCAGCATCACAGGAACTCAAGGTCGAAAAGATTGCTCCAGCAATGGCGGTTCCTGCTAAGGAAGATGGCATATTGGGAGCTTCAATTGATTTTATGGAGGTTAGACCTTTTGGGAGGTTTTGAATGGAAAGAAGGGAAGTGGGTTTTGATAATGGCTTGGTGGGGTTGGGGATTTTGGGAgaattggtgttcaagcacttGGCATTGAGGATTGCCATTGTAGCCATAGTTGCTgccattgatttttctttttcttttttttcttttttttttccttctctcctTTGCTGAGCTTAGTTTTGATTAATCTTCAGTTGGGCAAAAGTGGAAGAGAGATGGGGTTCAATTGGCTGGTTCAAATGGGGGAAATTTGGGAATATGGATGGGGAACGAAGTGAAAGGAATGAGGGCCAATAGAAATTTGCTCTCCGGATTCTATTCTTATCCATAGATCGTGATTTTGTGAAACATGGACCTCATGTTTCATACCCCACCTCCATGTCTCTTATCACTTCCTTATAGCAAGCTTTTACATTGACCAGCTACCCCAATCCACAAAGCCTTTAATGCCTAATCTCAAATTTAGTTACCTCATTAGCGTTTCAAGTTTTCAACATATTGCTAGTCAACTTttaacttaaaaaacaaaattgcaaaTAGTAGAGggtctactttttattttatttatttaatttttttggtgaaaattagAGGGttgaaattgtaaaataatagaATACCCACTTGGAATTAATTTACCCCAAGATCATGCTCAAATGATGGTACAAACTACGAAAGAACTTTCTCGAATTTCATGCTCGAAGATTATGCCCAAATGATGGTATAAGAAAACAGGCTTCTAATTTGGGCTAACCAGGAAATGAGTGAACGTAGGCCCAATTCGGTGGTCTATGGCCATGGACCCAAGCAGATTAATCTCGTTTCAGAAAGGCCCAAATTCATTGAGATAGCCACCAACCCAAAAAACTGGATCctaattgttgtttttgtgTGTTTCCTACTATTTTAACCAGTTTCTACGTCACCAACCCATATTTTATGTGGGAGACATatcagattttttttgttttttttttcattttcttctgattttcttccattttcttgGTATTCAAAAGCTGCAAAATGAGAGCAGAAAAATGCTTTAATCTGTTCCTCTGCTACTAAGCGTCTTCCAACTGAAAATTTTGCTGAATCCTATTGGATCCTATAAAGCACTGCAATCAATAGCAGCAAAACCAATCCACACCGACCAAACCAATTCAAAAATGGCAACTTTCCTACCCCATCGGCCGAGTCTGGTTCTAACTCCGTTCCCAGACCGAACCCACAACCAGCTTTTTCGCCCCAGCCACTGTTATGGTTTCTCGAACCATAACAAGCCCTTTCTTCGCGGTTCATTAGCCGTGGCTCGACTTGGGTTCAACCCCGGTTCGTTTCCCGACCCGGAAAATACCCAGGGCATGATTCAGGAACTGTTTGGTCGAGCTGAGAGCTTTCTCTACACCGTCGCTGATGCTGCTGTCTCTTCGTCATCACCGGCGGAGACTGTAACCACTGCCAAACAGAACGATGATTGGCTTTCTGGGATTACTAATTCTTTGGAGAGCGTTCTCAAGGTATTCAATtaatgggtttttattttattttattttattttatcttttacccAATTTGCTTTGTATGACTTGGAAACAACTTGAAAAAACATTGAAGCAGCTCAAAATAGTTTCCAAGTTTCATTTCTGGGTTATGAAAATTACCTGATAATTCCAAGCTGGTTGGTAATTTGAACATTCATTTTACAGGTTCTTAAAGATGGGCTTAGTGCTTTACATGTTCCATATTCTTATGGTTTTGCTATTATACTACTCACTGTTCTTGTGAAGGCTGCTACATTTCCTTTGACAAAGAAACAGGTGCCTCCTATGAAAATTCTctcctagtttttttttttttttttggttgggccGGGTGTGGGGGGTGGGGGTACGCATACCTTGAATTGGAAAGTTCTACCTGTTTAGCTTGGTTTAATATTAatcatgaaaattaatttttcatccaGGTTGAATCCGCAATGGCTATGCGATCCTTGCAACCTCAAGTAAAAGCTATTCAACAACGTTATGCTGGAGATCAGGTAATTCAACGATGGTTGGTATTGTTTAGAGCTTCAAGTTCTTAACTTTCTGAGATCAAGTAGATCACTTGTGAAAAATTATAGAGGAAAGTTGCTGAGTAaagtgatcttttttttttttttttttttaaaaaaaatttttcctGGTTCATTTCTAACTCTTTCCATTGGACCATTGAAAGCAGCTTTTTTCAATATTACAGAAGCTAGACTATATTTAAGATGACTAATCTTTTTGGAAGTTCAGGAGACTAATTAGCTTATTCATTATCATTTGCCTCGGACTGGAATTTAGTCGATGTGCTCTCGTTGTTTTGACTATGATCTATACTTCTAAATGTCCTGCAGGAGAGAATTCAACTTGAAACTGCCCGGTTGTATAAGTTAGCTAGCATAAACCCACTGGCAGGTACTTATTTTACCTCTAGCTTTAATTTCTAATGCCCATAGAATTGGTTGTTAGTTATTAAGATTTTGTCTGTATATACGAtaagaaataatatttcttatttGACATTTGTTTTTCCTGTTGCTCTttggtttttccctttttatcaTCTACTATGTTATTTGACATCAATTTTATTATCCCTTGTCAGGGTGCCTGCCAACGCTTGCTACAATACCAGTCTGGATTGGGTTATATAGAGCTCTTTCAAATGTGGCAGATGAGGTATcttgctattttttatttattaattaattaattttttttatttatttttttatacattaccactttaacatttttttttttttcccctgtgtacaattgaaaaatatcatttcaaacatccttatctaataaaattttatgtccAATACAAGGGTCTCCTTACAGAAGGTTTCTTCTGGATACCCTCCTTGGCAGGTCCAACAACGATCGCTGCTCGACAAAATGGCAGTGGGATCTCTTGGCTTTTCCCATTTTTGGTAAGTGACTTGATTTGAAAGCTAAGAATCCTCCTTTACAAAAATTGTTGCCATTAGACCTTATAGTTTTTCTGCCATAAGTCTAGTAGTTATTTGGTTTAATAACATGATAAGAGCTTAGACTGCAATTTTTCATCTGAACTTCCAATGATTATGTATTgtactctttctctttttaaagTCCTAGTAATTCAGTTGGGCAGTGAATTCTGCCAGCTTCTATGATAGGATCACTGATCAAGATGATGTCTCTCAATGAGATTTAATTTTCTGGTTCTTTTTATACAGCTCATTTTCATTTAGTTTGATAATGCTTAGATTTCCAGTTTTATAACAGCATTTGTGGTGGGTCAATTTATACTTTTGATTGTTATAATCTACATGCT is a genomic window containing:
- the LOC107428525 gene encoding photosystem II core complex proteins psbY, chloroplastic, whose translation is MAATMATMAILNAKCLNTNSPKIPNPTKPLSKPTSLLSIQNLPKGLTSIKSIEAPNMPSSLAGTAIAGAIFSTLSSCDAALAAQQIAEIAEGDNRGLALLLPVIPALAWVLFNILQPALNQLNRMRSSKGVIVGLGLGGLAASGFVSTPDASANEIAMIADAAASSGDNRGQLLLFVVTPAIVWVLYNILQPALNQLNRMRSE